One Ricinus communis isolate WT05 ecotype wild-type chromosome 1, ASM1957865v1, whole genome shotgun sequence DNA window includes the following coding sequences:
- the LOC8284096 gene encoding WEB family protein At3g02930, chloroplastic isoform X1, producing the protein MSANHHASLGRRTLEEIRQKRAAERLSKTYSGPDLSKASVSNDNAGMKKSESGNRLSDTDVSGLVSQLKDLQKKNADLEESNKMLSMKIQTKDVENDSLVKRLNDLEQNTVPSLRKALKDVAMEKDAAVVAREDLSTQLRTLKKRLKEAEEEQYRAEEDAASLRAELNSIQQQAMSNPLGGITSIGISPDQVQSLEKELASLKSNLQQESSLRQQEQHRLAQELAWASTLMSEKQELEEKLAAISKRAPEEVSEKVFHKGFSVEEKEKLEKQLHDLAVAVERLESSRQKLLEEIDSQSSEIEKLFEENSNLSSSYQEAVSIGKQWENQLKDCLKQNEELRGVLVKMRMEQTNMLSSSGREFLRKPTESYSNGVNETGSQAYTTEVLSLRGELAKEQNRAEALSAEVLQLSAKLQEATQAYNGLARLYKPVLRNIENSLIKMKQDGPVTVL; encoded by the exons ATGAGCGCTAATCATCATGCATCTCTAGGTCGACGAACG TTGGAGGAGATTAGACAAAAGAGAGCGGCTGAGAGATTAAGTAAAACATATTCAGGACCAGATCTCTCTAAAGCATCAGTCTCTAACG ATAATGCAGGCATGAAAAAATCAGAAAGCGGAAATCGACTCTCTGAC ACTGATGTCAGTGGATTAGTATCTCAGCTAAAAGATCTGCAGAAGAAGAATGCAGATTTGGAGGAAAGCAACAAGATGCTCTCCATGAAG ATTCAAACAAAGGATGTTGAGAATGATTCACTTGTAAAGCGCTTAAATGACCTG GAACAAAATACTGTACCATCTTTGAGGAAAGCACTTAAGGATGTAGCCATGGAGAAAGATGCAGCAGTTGTTGCACGG GAGGATCTTTCAACCCAGCTTCGCACCCTTAAGAAACGTCTGAAGGAAGCAGAAGAAGAACAGTACAGA GCAGAGGAAGACGCAGCATCCTTAAGAGCAGAATTAAACTCAATACAGCAACAAGCAATGAGTAATCCACTTGGCGGAATAACCTCTATTGGTATTTCACCAGATCAAGTACAAAGCTTGGAAAAGGAGTTGGCTagtttaaaatctaatttgcAG CAAGAGTCATCATTGAGGCAACAAGAGCAACATAGATTAGCTCAGGAGCTCGCTTGGGCTTCTACCCTTATGTCTGAGAAGCAGGAATTGGAAGAGAAACTTGCAGCTATATCTAAAAGAGCCCCTG AGGAAGTATCAGAAAAAGTTTTTCATAAGGGATTCTCAGTG gaagaaaaggagaaactTGAGAAGCAGTTGCATGATTTGGCTGTAGCAGTTGAGAGATTAGAGAGTAGTAGACAGAAACTTTTAGAGGAG ATTGATTCTCAATCTTCAGAGATTGAGAAGCTTTTCGAGGAAAATTCGaatctctcttcttcttaccAAGAGGCAGTAAGCATAGGAAAGCAGTGGGAGAATCAG TTGAAGGATTGTCTTAAGCAAAATGAAGAGCTTCGTGGAGTTCTTGTTAAGATGAGAATGGAACAGACTAATATGCTTTCTTCAAGTGGTAGGGAGTTCCTGAGAAAACCAACAGAAAGCTATAGCAATGGGGTAAACGAGACTGGTTCACAGGCATATACAACTGAAGTTCTTTCCCTCAGG GGTGAACTTGCAAAAGAACAAAACAGAGCAGAAGCATTGTCAGCAGAGGTCCTGCAGCTATCAGCAAAACTCCAAGAGGCCACACAGGCATATAATGGTCTTGCACGCCT CTACAAACCAGTGCTGAGGAACATTGAGAACAGCCTCATCAAAATGAAGCAAGATGGCCCAGTGACAGTTCTGTGA
- the LOC8284096 gene encoding WEB family protein At3g02930, chloroplastic isoform X2 — MKKSESGNRLSDTDVSGLVSQLKDLQKKNADLEESNKMLSMKIQTKDVENDSLVKRLNDLEQNTVPSLRKALKDVAMEKDAAVVAREDLSTQLRTLKKRLKEAEEEQYRAEEDAASLRAELNSIQQQAMSNPLGGITSIGISPDQVQSLEKELASLKSNLQQESSLRQQEQHRLAQELAWASTLMSEKQELEEKLAAISKRAPEEVSEKVFHKGFSVEEKEKLEKQLHDLAVAVERLESSRQKLLEEIDSQSSEIEKLFEENSNLSSSYQEAVSIGKQWENQLKDCLKQNEELRGVLVKMRMEQTNMLSSSGREFLRKPTESYSNGVNETGSQAYTTEVLSLRGELAKEQNRAEALSAEVLQLSAKLQEATQAYNGLARLYKPVLRNIENSLIKMKQDGPVTVL; from the exons ATGAAAAAATCAGAAAGCGGAAATCGACTCTCTGAC ACTGATGTCAGTGGATTAGTATCTCAGCTAAAAGATCTGCAGAAGAAGAATGCAGATTTGGAGGAAAGCAACAAGATGCTCTCCATGAAG ATTCAAACAAAGGATGTTGAGAATGATTCACTTGTAAAGCGCTTAAATGACCTG GAACAAAATACTGTACCATCTTTGAGGAAAGCACTTAAGGATGTAGCCATGGAGAAAGATGCAGCAGTTGTTGCACGG GAGGATCTTTCAACCCAGCTTCGCACCCTTAAGAAACGTCTGAAGGAAGCAGAAGAAGAACAGTACAGA GCAGAGGAAGACGCAGCATCCTTAAGAGCAGAATTAAACTCAATACAGCAACAAGCAATGAGTAATCCACTTGGCGGAATAACCTCTATTGGTATTTCACCAGATCAAGTACAAAGCTTGGAAAAGGAGTTGGCTagtttaaaatctaatttgcAG CAAGAGTCATCATTGAGGCAACAAGAGCAACATAGATTAGCTCAGGAGCTCGCTTGGGCTTCTACCCTTATGTCTGAGAAGCAGGAATTGGAAGAGAAACTTGCAGCTATATCTAAAAGAGCCCCTG AGGAAGTATCAGAAAAAGTTTTTCATAAGGGATTCTCAGTG gaagaaaaggagaaactTGAGAAGCAGTTGCATGATTTGGCTGTAGCAGTTGAGAGATTAGAGAGTAGTAGACAGAAACTTTTAGAGGAG ATTGATTCTCAATCTTCAGAGATTGAGAAGCTTTTCGAGGAAAATTCGaatctctcttcttcttaccAAGAGGCAGTAAGCATAGGAAAGCAGTGGGAGAATCAG TTGAAGGATTGTCTTAAGCAAAATGAAGAGCTTCGTGGAGTTCTTGTTAAGATGAGAATGGAACAGACTAATATGCTTTCTTCAAGTGGTAGGGAGTTCCTGAGAAAACCAACAGAAAGCTATAGCAATGGGGTAAACGAGACTGGTTCACAGGCATATACAACTGAAGTTCTTTCCCTCAGG GGTGAACTTGCAAAAGAACAAAACAGAGCAGAAGCATTGTCAGCAGAGGTCCTGCAGCTATCAGCAAAACTCCAAGAGGCCACACAGGCATATAATGGTCTTGCACGCCT CTACAAACCAGTGCTGAGGAACATTGAGAACAGCCTCATCAAAATGAAGCAAGATGGCCCAGTGACAGTTCTGTGA